In Delphinus delphis chromosome 18, mDelDel1.2, whole genome shotgun sequence, the following proteins share a genomic window:
- the LOC132413913 gene encoding LOW QUALITY PROTEIN: WD repeat-containing protein on Y chromosome-like (The sequence of the model RefSeq protein was modified relative to this genomic sequence to represent the inferred CDS: deleted 1 base in 1 codon; substituted 1 base at 1 genomic stop codon) translates to MLEPPELSPWSSSLPHLRHSLDDVVNSQMHISSLAPSLNFSLVFPAALDLSLKDFSNLGTRHRPNQRSFGRLLKSQTTEEDSYLGAEGRRGGEDKCSATFVLRGPLGTFKAEVGGGKPDEWTGDALVKARSPLEPHPVVSHKEPMVCCQYNPTFRQVVSYSEAYVVKVWDVETGILLSDFIEAHGNAGICCLTFDSSGRGLVTGGRDGCLKIWSYNNAPCLHTLKQDEKQSEVYDYTYLKLSQNKCIIAVGWDRRINVYFDTPCDFHHFRKPXPHWQDDVNHGQKEDILCVAQCPPILLATSSYDGEIIIWNVISGHMHCKLNTPSPCNGTEYRERRGSAASTATLPRPAASDSWHVV, encoded by the exons ATGCTGGAGCCCCCAGAGCTCAGTCCTTGGTCCTCTTCTCTTCCACATCTGCGTCACTCGCTTGATGATGTTGTCAATTCCCAAATGCACATCTCCAGTCTGGCCCCCTCCCTGAACTTCAGTCTGGTATTTCCAGCTGCCTTGGACCTATCCCTAAAGGACTTCTCCAACTTGG GCACAAGACACAGACCAAACCAACGATCCTTTGGCCGGTTGCTGAAGTCACAAACGACGGAAGAGGATTCTTATTTGGGGGCAGAGGGACGGAGAGGGGGTGAAGACAAATGTTCTGCCACCTTCGTCCTCCGAGGTCCTTTAGGCACCTTCAAGGCTGAGGTCGGAGGGGGAAAGCCAGACGAGTGGACAGGAGATGCGCTGGTGAAGG CAAGGTCTCCCCTTGAGCCTCACCCAGTGGTTTCCCACAAAGAGCCCATGGTTTGCTGCCAGTACAACCCCACCTTCAGGCAGGTGGTCAGCTACTCGGAAGCATAT GTGGTGAAAGTATGGGACGTTGAAACAGGAATACTGTTGTCCGATTTTATTGAGGCTCATGGCAATGCTGGAATCTGTTGTCTGACCTTTGACTCCAGTGGAAGAGG TCTAGTTACTGGAGGCAGAGATGGCTGTCTGAAAATATGG AGCTACAACAACGCACCTTGTCTTCACACCTTGAAACAAG ATGAAAAGCAAAGTGAAGTCTATGATTATACCTACTTGAAGTTAAGCCAAAATAA GTGTATCATAGCTGTTGGATGGGATAGAAGAATAAATGTGTACTTT GACACACCTTGTGACTTTCACCACTTCCGGAAGCCATAGCCACACTGGCAGGACGACGTG aaCCACGGGCAAAAGGAGGACATCCTCTGTGTAGCTCAATGCCCGCCTATTCTCCTTGCCACCTCCAGCTACGACGGGGAGATTATCATTTGGAATGTCATCTCAGGGCACATGCACTGCAAGCTGAATACCCCCAGCCCCTGTAATGGCACAGAATATAGAGAACGTAGGGGCAGCGCGGCCTCCACAGCCACTCTGCCCAGGCCCGCAGCCTCTGACTCCTGGCATGTTGTCTAA